A stretch of Chitinophaga caeni DNA encodes these proteins:
- a CDS encoding M56 family metallopeptidase: MPTLFIYLLKANVALSLFYLVYRLALRKLTFYTLNRVFLVSGIVFSSLFPLVDVNAIMGKHEELVQQMVVYIPDLNALQDTMAAPSPFTVWYALAIIFWAGVVLMMIRLIIQLTSLLMLHLKTRPGKVGEDHVRITGKTINPFSFFRHIYVNPSLHSQHSLDAILLHEKIHVKEWHSLDVLLGELNQVFYWFNPGAWLMKGAIKENLEFITDRRMLRSGVDIKAYQYSLLQISGAPYATAIANNFNFSHLKKRIMMMNKQKSSRYNIARYVLFGGVVSLGLLAMNISKATVVNATESLGTIVTLKITDNDSLPGVILKKDEHGVISLNSNWFGAKGSDDDQQPLTVVDGKPLTQGEYQRYFNKHKNESHYQVKVVKAADAMKVYGDKAMGGALIIDSHKGDLALLPTAPPPPPAPPKLRVAGAPSAPAQSVPAPPATPNAAPAPPPPPAPVLKLRGVKTNGKNPDYYINDMPASEAELSALDPNSIEAIYVFKDSPDGEVYVYTKEFIAKGGKPKYTSKDAIAKAKENKGVLKGSVESLTISGTPAAEAATSGMISGFIIDKNTKIQIRGNKDAQPIYVVDGIIIKQGQLKDLKPDDIESITVLKEANATALYGEAAKDGVIVVATKKNASK, from the coding sequence ATGCCGACCTTATTTATATACCTTTTAAAAGCGAATGTTGCACTCAGCCTTTTTTACCTGGTGTACCGGCTTGCATTGAGAAAACTGACATTTTACACGCTAAACAGGGTATTCCTCGTTTCCGGCATCGTATTTTCGTCACTTTTCCCCCTGGTTGATGTAAATGCCATCATGGGTAAACATGAAGAATTGGTGCAACAGATGGTGGTATATATACCCGATTTAAATGCACTGCAAGATACCATGGCAGCACCGTCGCCATTCACGGTTTGGTATGCGCTTGCCATTATATTTTGGGCAGGTGTCGTTTTGATGATGATCCGCTTGATCATCCAATTAACGTCCTTGTTGATGTTACATCTGAAAACCCGTCCCGGGAAGGTCGGGGAAGATCATGTAAGGATCACGGGGAAAACAATTAATCCATTTTCTTTCTTCCGCCACATCTATGTAAATCCTTCATTGCATAGCCAACATTCGCTAGATGCCATACTGCTACATGAAAAAATACATGTAAAGGAATGGCATTCACTGGATGTATTACTAGGGGAGCTGAACCAGGTTTTTTATTGGTTCAACCCCGGCGCGTGGCTCATGAAAGGGGCGATCAAGGAAAACCTTGAATTTATTACCGACCGGCGCATGTTGCGTTCCGGTGTAGATATCAAGGCTTACCAATACAGCTTATTACAAATTAGCGGCGCTCCTTACGCAACAGCCATAGCGAACAATTTTAATTTTTCTCACCTGAAAAAACGAATTATGATGATGAATAAACAAAAATCATCGCGCTATAATATTGCCCGTTACGTTTTATTTGGAGGTGTCGTAAGCCTTGGCTTGTTGGCCATGAACATCTCTAAAGCCACCGTGGTAAATGCCACCGAAAGCTTAGGCACTATCGTTACATTAAAAATCACAGATAACGACTCTTTGCCCGGGGTGATATTAAAAAAAGATGAACATGGAGTTATTTCATTAAATTCCAATTGGTTCGGTGCCAAAGGATCCGATGACGACCAACAACCTTTAACCGTCGTAGATGGCAAACCTTTAACACAAGGTGAATACCAGCGCTACTTTAACAAACATAAAAATGAATCTCACTACCAAGTAAAAGTAGTTAAAGCAGCAGATGCGATGAAAGTATATGGTGACAAGGCCATGGGAGGCGCATTAATCATAGATAGTCATAAAGGTGATTTAGCATTATTGCCGACTGCCCCACCGCCACCACCAGCTCCTCCCAAGTTACGGGTAGCGGGCGCTCCATCTGCCCCGGCACAATCTGTACCCGCTCCTCCAGCCACGCCCAACGCAGCTCCTGCTCCTCCACCGCCACCGGCGCCGGTGTTAAAACTGAGAGGTGTAAAGACCAATGGAAAGAATCCAGATTATTATATCAATGATATGCCGGCAAGCGAAGCAGAGCTATCAGCACTCGATCCAAACAGCATTGAAGCAATTTATGTATTCAAAGACAGCCCGGATGGTGAAGTGTATGTTTATACAAAAGAGTTTATTGCAAAAGGCGGTAAGCCTAAATACACTTCAAAAGATGCTATTGCAAAAGCAAAGGAAAATAAAGGTGTACTCAAGGGGAGCGTTGAAAGTTTGACGATCAGCGGTACCCCCGCGGCAGAAGCGGCAACCAGCGGTATGATCTCAGGATTTATCATTGATAAAAATACGAAGATTCAAATCCGGGGAAATAAAGATGCTCAACCTATCTATGTTGTAGATGGTATAATTATTAAGCAAGGGCAACTTAAAGATTTGAAACCAGATGATATAGAATCTATCACAGTCTTAAAAGAGGCGAATGCAACAGCCCTCTACGGGGAAGCTGCAAAAGATGGCGTTATCGTGGTCGCCACCAAAAAGAACGCATCAAAATAA
- a CDS encoding BlaI/MecI/CopY family transcriptional regulator — translation MEKLTKQEELAMQAIWKVGMGIVKDFLEVHLAPQPPYTTLASTIKNLEKKGYVKGEKLGNTYQYRPMVEEEFYKQQFMSGFVKDYFENSYKQLVTFFAEHREISPDDLKEILELIEQKK, via the coding sequence ATGGAAAAATTAACGAAGCAAGAGGAGTTAGCCATGCAGGCCATATGGAAAGTGGGTATGGGTATAGTTAAAGATTTCCTGGAAGTACACCTGGCCCCGCAACCGCCGTACACGACCCTGGCTTCCACGATTAAAAACCTGGAAAAGAAAGGTTATGTAAAAGGCGAAAAATTAGGCAACACCTACCAGTACAGACCAATGGTAGAAGAAGAATTTTATAAACAACAGTTCATGAGTGGCTTTGTAAAGGATTATTTCGAAAATTCTTACAAACAACTCGTCACTTTCTTCGCGGAACACCGGGAAATTAGTCCTGATGACCTCAAGGAAATCCTTGAACTGATTGAGCAAAAGAAATAA
- a CDS encoding carboxypeptidase-like regulatory domain-containing protein yields the protein MFLGLRCTAWKILAWILISCCQLSALGQQKYYIQGKVTDKNTGEVLPFASVFLSQTTMGNTSDEQGTYKIGNVPPGTYDLVVQYLGYQNVVISLNVQDQSILLNIALEKKANNLGEVVVKAFPDATKSPYYGIFKMYFLGESKAAKACKILNPELIDLDYDNLSRVLRASSEDFLIIENPTLGYRVKFLLHEFAFDYKQQMTFYYGNPFFEPMSPRNARQQRTWERNRLKTYLGSSMHYLRSLRLKRLQENGFETRKIVRVERKQFNGAVPLRLFDQDSTELKMIRGKNRGFILSKTVEYLYPGIVPYDSIFHPGAPGNVDTLHFKNILQVTYTKGWESEEYQKAKGLTPDRRAQQTSLFYLLRETMPFDDNGNLAYPAEGIFSGYWGWSKFAEMLPLDYQPNIKTKQ from the coding sequence ATGTTCCTAGGATTAAGATGCACAGCTTGGAAAATTCTCGCATGGATATTAATTAGTTGCTGTCAGCTCAGTGCGTTGGGCCAGCAGAAATATTACATCCAGGGAAAAGTGACCGATAAGAACACGGGCGAAGTGCTGCCTTTCGCAAGTGTGTTTTTAAGTCAAACCACGATGGGGAATACCAGCGATGAACAGGGAACATATAAAATCGGTAATGTACCCCCCGGAACTTATGACCTGGTGGTGCAATACCTGGGTTACCAAAATGTAGTGATATCCTTGAATGTTCAAGATCAATCGATCCTGTTGAATATTGCATTGGAAAAAAAAGCTAATAATTTGGGCGAAGTCGTGGTAAAAGCCTTTCCAGATGCTACGAAATCTCCTTATTACGGCATTTTCAAAATGTATTTCTTAGGGGAAAGTAAAGCTGCGAAAGCATGCAAGATCTTGAACCCGGAGTTAATTGACCTGGACTATGATAATTTATCACGCGTACTAAGGGCCAGCTCCGAAGATTTTCTCATCATCGAGAATCCAACCTTGGGCTATCGCGTCAAGTTTTTACTACATGAATTTGCATTTGATTACAAGCAACAGATGACTTTTTATTACGGGAACCCGTTCTTTGAACCGATGTCGCCCCGCAACGCAAGGCAGCAGCGTACCTGGGAGCGAAATCGACTGAAGACTTACCTCGGTTCCAGCATGCATTATTTAAGGAGTTTGCGCTTGAAGCGATTGCAGGAAAATGGTTTTGAAACGAGGAAAATAGTGCGGGTAGAACGGAAGCAATTCAACGGGGCGGTACCGCTCCGCCTGTTCGACCAGGATAGTACCGAGTTGAAGATGATACGTGGGAAGAACCGCGGTTTCATCCTTAGCAAAACGGTGGAATACCTCTATCCCGGCATTGTTCCTTACGACAGTATCTTCCATCCCGGCGCACCGGGAAATGTAGATACCTTGCACTTCAAGAACATTTTACAGGTAACTTACACCAAGGGCTGGGAAAGTGAAGAGTATCAAAAGGCCAAAGGTTTGACACCGGACCGGAGAGCCCAGCAGACATCTTTATTTTACCTGCTCCGGGAAACGATGCCATTCGATGATAACGGCAACCTGGCATATCCGGCGGAAGGCATTTTCAGCGGTTATTGGGGATGGTCAAAATTCGCTGAAATGTTACCTTTGGACTACCAGCCTAATATCAAAACGAAACAATAA
- a CDS encoding cysteine desulfurase family protein, with product MIFLSKTTTTLERIYFDNAATTALDKEVLDAMLPYMTEKFGNPSSIYSYGREVRLGIENARKTVAKILGANPGEIFFTSGGTESSNTAINAAVNDLGCTYIISSPIEHHATLHSVEHAQSDRVKLDYVNILPDGHIDMAHLEELLKNAPGKTLVSLMHANNEIGNLLDIHAVGNLCQKYDAYFHSDTVQTVGHYKFDLKNTPVHFINGAGHKFHGPKGTGILYINENVKIKPFIQGGAQERNMRAGTENSYGIVGFAKALELADQHMEEQSQYINDLRMYMADQLLANIPGVAFNGDLKGRSLYTVLNVAFPKTEKSEMLLFNLDINGICASGGSACTSGADAGSHVIRAFNNNPDQIAIRFSFSKNNTKEEVNSVVAKLKELI from the coding sequence ATGATTTTTTTATCAAAAACCACCACGACTTTGGAAAGAATATATTTTGACAATGCAGCAACCACCGCTTTAGATAAAGAGGTACTAGATGCCATGCTGCCATACATGACAGAAAAATTCGGGAACCCTTCTTCTATTTATTCTTACGGCCGCGAAGTACGCCTTGGAATTGAAAATGCCCGTAAAACCGTTGCCAAGATCTTGGGCGCCAACCCCGGGGAAATCTTCTTTACCTCCGGCGGCACCGAAAGTAGTAACACGGCTATCAATGCCGCGGTGAATGACCTCGGGTGTACTTATATTATTTCTTCCCCGATCGAACATCACGCCACTTTACATTCCGTGGAACATGCGCAAAGCGACCGTGTAAAGCTCGATTATGTAAATATTTTACCGGATGGACATATCGATATGGCTCACCTGGAAGAACTGTTGAAAAATGCACCGGGCAAAACCTTGGTATCCCTCATGCATGCTAACAATGAAATCGGTAACCTGCTAGATATCCACGCGGTTGGAAACTTATGTCAAAAATACGATGCATATTTTCATAGCGATACCGTGCAAACCGTGGGTCACTATAAATTTGACCTGAAAAATACGCCCGTTCATTTCATCAACGGCGCCGGACACAAGTTTCACGGGCCAAAAGGGACCGGGATTCTTTATATAAATGAAAATGTAAAGATTAAGCCATTTATCCAAGGTGGTGCACAGGAACGCAACATGCGTGCCGGAACCGAAAACTCATACGGCATCGTAGGTTTCGCGAAAGCGCTGGAATTGGCAGATCAACATATGGAGGAACAGAGCCAATATATCAATGACCTCCGCATGTACATGGCCGATCAACTGCTTGCAAACATCCCCGGTGTGGCTTTTAACGGCGATTTGAAAGGTCGCAGTTTATACACCGTGTTGAACGTGGCTTTCCCTAAAACTGAGAAAAGCGAAATGTTGTTATTCAACCTGGATATCAACGGAATCTGCGCCAGTGGCGGTAGCGCCTGTACCAGCGGCGCCGATGCCGGTTCACACGTTATCCGCGCCTTCAATAACAACCCGGATCAAATCGCGATCCGCTTCTCTTTCTCGAAGAATAATACGAAAGAAGAAGTTAATTCAGTTGTTGCCAAGTTGAAAGAACTGATTTAA
- the glmM gene encoding phosphoglucosamine mutase has protein sequence MSLIKSISGIRGTIGGKPGEGLSPLDVVKFTAAYGTWLLRNNSENKKVVIGRDARISGEMVSNLVVSTLIGLGIDVVDLGLSTTPTVEIAVKAENAAGGIILTASHNPREWNALKLLNGEGEFISGADGAEVLDIAAKEDFNFVDVNKLGIYQTNDSYLQKHVDLIVNYPLVDVPAITKRNFKVVVDAVNSTGAIFVPAVLRALGVTDITVLFDEVNGKFGHNPEPLPENLTALSNEVNKSKADFGIAVDPDVDRLCFVCEDGSMFGEEYTLVAVADYILGQRKGNTVSNLSSTQALKDITLKHGGEYQPSAVGEVNVVTKMKAVNAVIGGEGNGGIIVPDFHYGRDALIGIGLFLSHLARSNKSIKALRNSYPDYFISKNKIELDKGVDVKQIFEKIQQKYKNQPINTEDGLKIEFDKDWVHLRTSNTEPIIRIYSESQNETTADNIAKRIMQDIREFMI, from the coding sequence GTGTCACTGATCAAATCAATTTCTGGAATTCGCGGTACGATTGGAGGTAAACCCGGAGAAGGTTTATCCCCCCTCGATGTGGTGAAATTCACTGCCGCGTATGGTACCTGGTTGCTTCGCAATAACAGCGAAAACAAAAAAGTAGTGATAGGGAGGGATGCCCGTATTTCCGGTGAAATGGTAAGCAACTTGGTTGTTTCTACTTTGATCGGTCTGGGTATCGATGTGGTGGATTTAGGTCTTTCTACTACACCTACGGTAGAAATAGCCGTGAAAGCTGAAAATGCTGCCGGGGGTATCATCCTGACGGCTAGCCACAACCCCCGCGAGTGGAATGCCCTCAAACTGTTGAACGGCGAAGGGGAATTTATTTCCGGCGCTGATGGAGCCGAAGTGCTCGATATCGCTGCCAAGGAAGATTTTAATTTTGTTGATGTAAACAAGCTGGGAATTTATCAAACCAATGATTCTTACCTGCAAAAACATGTTGATCTCATCGTGAACTACCCCTTGGTAGATGTTCCCGCAATCACGAAAAGGAACTTCAAAGTTGTTGTAGACGCTGTAAACTCTACCGGGGCCATCTTTGTACCCGCAGTTTTGAGAGCCTTGGGAGTTACCGATATCACGGTTTTATTTGACGAGGTGAACGGCAAATTCGGGCACAACCCTGAACCTTTACCCGAAAACCTGACAGCACTTTCTAACGAGGTCAATAAATCCAAAGCAGATTTCGGTATCGCCGTTGATCCGGACGTAGACCGCCTTTGTTTCGTTTGCGAAGACGGTAGCATGTTCGGTGAAGAATATACGCTGGTGGCCGTTGCAGATTATATTTTAGGTCAAAGAAAAGGAAACACCGTATCTAACCTCTCTTCTACGCAGGCATTAAAAGATATTACCTTGAAACATGGTGGAGAATACCAACCTTCCGCCGTTGGAGAAGTAAACGTAGTGACCAAGATGAAAGCAGTGAACGCGGTGATCGGTGGAGAAGGAAACGGCGGTATCATCGTTCCCGATTTCCATTATGGCCGCGATGCGTTGATCGGTATCGGTTTATTCCTCAGCCACTTGGCTCGTAGTAATAAAAGTATCAAGGCGCTCCGCAACAGCTATCCCGACTATTTCATTTCCAAGAATAAGATCGAGCTGGATAAAGGGGTTGATGTAAAACAAATCTTTGAAAAAATTCAACAGAAATATAAAAATCAACCTATCAATACGGAAGATGGTTTGAAGATTGAATTTGATAAAGATTGGGTGCATTTGAGAACATCTAATACCGAGCCCATCATCCGCATTTACTCTGAAAGTCAAAATGAAACAACGGCAGATAATATCGCGAAGAGAATCATGCAAGATATCCGCGAGTTTATGATATAA
- a CDS encoding LTA synthase family protein, translating to MKFPWFRIPRYARYILVQAALLLIFLILFRLVFYYFFFQSTIHDGNVVSRAWSLGARFDMRLALIIMIPISFLVLTTHKHFFNRSLWKWVNYIYFSLTYILLTFFYVIDLGHYSYLGIRIDPSITRFLASGEKMTNARMVWESYPVLKGGLGIIIFITLIIWGQVRLYKYFQKQPPLSLGKGRKVTYVAALVIIFAAGIYANWAYFPLRWSQAMFTRDNGITSLALNPVLYFVNNFSVSDDTFDEKATRKYYPYIADYLKVDPRDAGSLNFSRKVPADSSKPRQNVIIVMCESLGASMTSMYGNPMQATPNLQRLADNGLIFKNFYVPAMSTARSVFGITTGLPDITKNKTASRHPKIVDQRVIMDQFNGYEKYYLLGGNTNWANIRAVFSNNVAGVKIFEEGYFKAPKADVWGVSDFDLITEASDIFKSANDRKQPFIAFLQTADNHEPYTTTKGRGDFKDLDESEIDMKQFKQSGFLSVAQFNALRYLDYNIGYLMDLAKRGGYLDNTIFVFFGDHSARLNPYSFMPVPEYKIGVFETHVPLIIYNPATLKPAVKHEAGSLLDVYPTVAGLTGMGYTNYTLGTDLLDTTRAEHYAFTVYPTDKMALVGNKYLFEINRKTGQPAMFDLTKDPLRNVISEHPDSARYLENLTRGFYESARYLMFNNKK from the coding sequence ATGAAATTTCCTTGGTTTCGCATTCCCAGGTATGCCCGGTACATACTGGTACAAGCCGCTTTGCTACTGATTTTCCTCATATTATTCAGGCTTGTATTTTATTATTTTTTCTTCCAGAGTACGATTCATGACGGGAACGTTGTTAGCCGGGCATGGAGCTTAGGCGCCAGGTTTGATATGCGCTTGGCCTTGATTATCATGATCCCGATCTCTTTCTTAGTGTTAACTACCCATAAACACTTTTTTAACAGGTCTTTATGGAAGTGGGTGAATTATATATATTTTTCTTTGACCTATATTTTGTTGACTTTCTTCTATGTAATCGACCTGGGGCATTACAGCTATCTCGGTATCCGCATAGACCCTTCGATCACGCGGTTCCTGGCTTCCGGGGAGAAGATGACGAACGCGAGAATGGTTTGGGAAAGTTATCCCGTTTTAAAAGGGGGGCTAGGAATTATCATATTTATAACATTGATAATATGGGGACAGGTTCGATTGTATAAATATTTCCAAAAGCAACCGCCCTTATCCTTGGGAAAAGGGAGAAAGGTAACTTATGTGGCAGCCCTGGTTATCATTTTCGCAGCGGGTATTTATGCCAATTGGGCTTATTTCCCGTTACGCTGGAGCCAAGCTATGTTTACGCGGGACAATGGCATTACCAGTTTGGCATTGAACCCCGTTTTATATTTTGTGAATAATTTTTCTGTTAGCGATGATACGTTCGATGAAAAGGCCACCAGGAAATATTATCCATATATCGCGGATTACCTAAAAGTTGATCCAAGGGATGCCGGCAGCCTCAATTTCAGTAGAAAAGTTCCTGCGGATAGCAGCAAACCGAGGCAAAACGTGATTATCGTGATGTGCGAATCTTTGGGCGCTTCCATGACCAGCATGTATGGCAATCCCATGCAAGCAACCCCCAACTTGCAGCGCTTAGCAGATAATGGACTAATCTTCAAGAATTTTTATGTCCCGGCTATGAGCACTGCCAGGAGCGTGTTCGGCATAACAACCGGCTTGCCTGACATCACCAAGAACAAAACCGCTTCAAGGCATCCCAAGATCGTTGATCAAAGGGTTATCATGGATCAGTTTAACGGTTACGAGAAATATTACCTGCTCGGTGGCAATACGAACTGGGCAAACATCAGGGCCGTTTTTTCCAATAACGTGGCAGGGGTCAAGATATTTGAAGAAGGATATTTCAAAGCGCCAAAGGCGGATGTTTGGGGGGTATCCGACTTTGATTTAATCACGGAGGCCAGCGACATATTTAAATCTGCAAATGATCGCAAGCAACCATTTATAGCATTCTTACAAACGGCTGACAATCACGAACCATATACTACTACCAAGGGCCGTGGTGATTTTAAAGACCTGGATGAATCTGAAATTGATATGAAGCAATTCAAACAATCGGGTTTTTTATCTGTTGCTCAATTCAATGCCTTGCGTTACTTGGATTATAACATAGGTTACTTGATGGACTTGGCAAAGCGCGGTGGATACCTCGATAATACCATATTCGTATTTTTCGGTGATCACAGCGCCCGCTTGAACCCCTATAGTTTTATGCCGGTTCCGGAATACAAGATCGGGGTTTTTGAAACGCATGTGCCGCTGATTATTTATAACCCGGCGACCTTGAAACCGGCGGTTAAACACGAAGCCGGTAGTTTGCTAGATGTTTATCCAACCGTTGCGGGCTTAACAGGTATGGGTTATACCAATTATACATTGGGGACAGACTTACTCGATACAACCCGCGCTGAACATTATGCTTTCACCGTGTATCCAACAGACAAGATGGCCTTGGTTGGGAATAAATATTTATTTGAAATTAATAGGAAGACAGGGCAACCGGCCATGTTTGACCTCACGAAAGATCCGTTACGCAATGTTATCAGCGAGCATCCTGATTCTGCGAGGTACCTAGAGAACCTTACCAGGGGTTTTTACGAAAGTGCACGTTATTTGATGTTTAACAATAAAAAGTAG
- a CDS encoding class I SAM-dependent methyltransferase encodes MVDQWFKNWFNSPYYQLLYENRDEKEAAAFLDKLIDYLQPLPGSLMLDVACGRGRHSKYLSDKGFDVTGIDLSEENIRTARAMENDQLHFFQHDMRLPFWINYFDCAFNFFTSFGYFNSLRENNNALRTIAQSLKPGGKLVLDYLNSAFVEAHLVNSEVKEKGGVVFDIHRSMAEGRFIKEINILDKDKMFRETFTERVNAFRKEDFQSMFLRQGLTILDIFGDYHFNVYDEKSSPRLILVAQK; translated from the coding sequence GTGGTAGATCAATGGTTTAAGAATTGGTTTAATTCACCTTATTACCAACTCCTGTATGAAAACAGGGACGAAAAGGAAGCTGCAGCCTTCCTGGATAAACTTATAGATTACCTGCAACCTTTGCCCGGTAGTTTGATGTTAGATGTTGCCTGCGGCAGGGGGCGGCATTCAAAGTACCTATCTGATAAAGGCTTCGATGTAACGGGAATTGACCTGTCGGAAGAAAATATCCGCACGGCGAGGGCGATGGAAAATGACCAGCTTCATTTTTTTCAGCATGATATGCGCCTGCCATTTTGGATAAATTATTTTGATTGTGCTTTCAACTTCTTCACGAGCTTCGGTTATTTTAATTCATTGCGCGAAAACAACAATGCATTGCGTACAATTGCCCAGTCTTTGAAGCCGGGAGGGAAGCTGGTACTGGATTACTTGAATAGCGCATTCGTGGAAGCCCACCTCGTTAATAGCGAAGTGAAAGAAAAAGGTGGTGTGGTGTTCGACATACATCGATCTATGGCAGAAGGTAGGTTTATCAAGGAAATTAACATCTTGGATAAGGATAAAATGTTCCGGGAAACTTTCACGGAAAGGGTCAACGCATTTAGAAAAGAGGACTTTCAAAGCATGTTCCTGCGCCAAGGCTTAACAATTTTAGATATCTTTGGCGATTATCACTTTAACGTGTACGATGAAAAAAGCTCACCTCGGTTAATCTTGGTAGCTCAAAAATAA
- a CDS encoding phosphatase PAP2 family protein, producing MLDTIQQLDLRLFFKINGQWTNGFFDVLMPWLRQPSAWAPLYLFLILFTLINFRWRGLAWIIFFLISFGIADQTSMFFKDFFGRIRPCRDPNLEHYVRVLAYYCPKSGSFTSSHAANHFAVGVFSFFSLKPFIGKYSWLFIIWAASICYAQVYVGVHYPGDVLGGAVLGTLIGSLTANVFQRRIGLQLEPLI from the coding sequence ATGTTGGATACGATACAGCAGCTAGATTTAAGGTTATTTTTTAAAATAAATGGTCAATGGACGAACGGGTTCTTTGATGTACTGATGCCCTGGCTGCGTCAGCCATCGGCATGGGCGCCGTTGTACCTGTTCTTAATCCTGTTTACGCTCATCAATTTCAGGTGGCGCGGCCTTGCTTGGATTATATTTTTCCTGATTTCCTTCGGTATCGCGGATCAAACCAGCATGTTTTTCAAAGATTTTTTCGGGCGGATTAGGCCATGCCGCGACCCCAATTTGGAACATTACGTGCGCGTATTGGCATATTATTGCCCCAAAAGCGGCAGCTTTACATCTTCCCATGCCGCCAATCATTTCGCTGTGGGCGTTTTTAGTTTTTTCAGTCTTAAACCGTTTATCGGCAAATACAGTTGGTTATTTATCATTTGGGCAGCGAGTATATGCTATGCCCAGGTGTACGTAGGGGTACATTATCCCGGGGATGTCTTGGGAGGAGCTGTACTCGGTACGTTAATCGGCTCGTTGACGGCCAATGTATTTCAACGCCGTATTGGATTACAACTTGAACCGTTAATATGA
- a CDS encoding ZIP family metal transporter codes for MNWTYLIIIFAATLGGGLIPMLSRKINPNYSIYLLAFTGAFLFGITILHLLPEVYHELGGHFAGIYILAGFFLQVFLQQFSHGMEHGHTHLPGEQHTHIAVTPLVLGLSVHAFMEGIPLGFHYEDKTALPSLVAGIAFHKVPEALTLMTVMMHGHLQKKKLWRILIIFACVTPASAIIAHQLGADSQWVQHSLLYIVAMVIGAFLHISTTIFYESGTKHHELSTRKVLSIALGIGLAILTLIFE; via the coding sequence ATGAACTGGACATATTTAATCATCATATTTGCAGCCACCTTGGGTGGTGGATTGATCCCCATGCTATCCCGGAAGATCAACCCGAATTATTCCATTTACTTACTGGCATTTACGGGCGCATTCCTTTTCGGGATCACGATTTTGCATTTGTTGCCGGAGGTATACCACGAATTGGGGGGGCATTTTGCAGGAATTTACATCCTGGCGGGGTTCTTTCTCCAGGTGTTTTTACAGCAGTTTTCACACGGTATGGAGCATGGCCATACCCATTTGCCGGGGGAGCAACATACGCACATTGCCGTAACGCCCTTGGTACTGGGCTTGTCTGTGCATGCATTTATGGAAGGGATACCCCTGGGTTTCCATTATGAAGATAAAACGGCTTTACCGTCCCTGGTAGCGGGTATAGCTTTTCATAAGGTGCCTGAAGCTTTGACCCTGATGACCGTCATGATGCATGGTCACCTGCAAAAAAAGAAGCTGTGGCGGATTTTGATCATCTTTGCTTGCGTAACACCGGCATCGGCTATAATAGCGCATCAATTGGGAGCAGACTCGCAATGGGTGCAGCATTCACTCTTGTACATAGTAGCGATGGTAATCGGGGCATTCTTACATATTTCTACCACGATATTTTATGAAAGCGGAACCAAGCATCACGAGCTTAGTACCAGGAAGGTATTATCGATCGCTTTGGGAATCGGCTTGGCAATTCTTACACTTATATTTGAATAA